One Coffea arabica cultivar ET-39 chromosome 5e, Coffea Arabica ET-39 HiFi, whole genome shotgun sequence DNA segment encodes these proteins:
- the LOC113687364 gene encoding uncharacterized protein codes for MVLEAWGNLLSLESLHLDQVNKLEPKVISEYNEWIKLTIEQARKKSQSAPVSPEEQIDKLKKELEDYQLQLIVADHALEDARAQLKWETRKTEKLERALDAFDKIREGIRKLSIGRSKESQRTSLARHEDFVKMVNRTINEAIFFTIATQRSPIITRSRSRALRQPVNMSSMPEASERSAMVTSPDFTALGAQLSEVLDKFNDLSVEMAAQRRVIDQLVTSNSGGGVPNDREPVDTHPHAQDNQPPHTSNAQTTFLPSFANPLENTFTQLNSDLSYTHPNYILINPTSNQIPQTHPQTNLNVPPNPQEPHHHVAAPFVLDTAAQGKAAVEEQPVPIDKDLLRRLDRFDDFMKKNQGLSRHSGLDYDELCLFPDIQLPLGFKTPKFSKYDGTGNPKTHLKMFANKLGKPVDDENLPMRLFPESLEGDALDWYSNLKSGEVKTWLDLSTAFVKQYEFNCELAPTRTTLEGTKRKPSEDHKTYAKRWRKLAAKVEPPMTEEEIVRTFIKAHDPPYFEEIFRMTGSSFAAIINKLEEYDEFVKAGKIVNVSALKLQLDALQNQSNIGKKSQFKKKEGETAFIWDQGPSFRPKNHPIYSVPYQYYTNAQPVYHATTQLHHSRPSHLNTSPLPPTPQPIFQNHSRPNYYPRPTLQNNNPSQNPFQTREVQNQRQFRTFTNLGRPIDQLYEQLRAAGKISTVPPKLYPRGPPDSYDPQAICAYHSGSPGHTTGNCWALKHKIQDMIDSGDIVLRRKGEQGPNVSKNPLPEHGNTVGVIIADEDCVDPTQYIVDETEVFGVMEADHARMRKLSPVEKSMTKDNVEGNLKSFVFEKEEPFIAEGGVSEVNKVPFILDLPSFEWDVSEPVILEFPEQMPVNNLQEIPWNYEEPSLLIGDKKCLKEEVPTIARFEKVAKNSEIGVQFKAKDNSSTPKPLVSEKEAVDFLKMLKRSEYKTVEQLDRMSTQISFLNLLLTSELHREALLKILNEAQVPKDIPVDKFSNIVGNVLAANHIAFSDDDLTVEGIGHNRALYISVRCNGKLLPRVLVDNGSALNICPWNTLTKLGFLDIKLRPSATVVRGFDSSKRESMGEVDLVLEIGPAQFQVTCQVMDFSGVYNILLGRPWIHASNSVPSSLHQILRFIANDQLITVFAEDDCTMIVDAKFNGENRQRNPISAHHVADIVSVGWASRDKSLTHSDLPEASIMMAREMIRGGYEIGKGLGRELQGILEPIEIPTQKDTFGLGFHPTAKDRKEMQARKQAEKKGKQTALNIPPLYHTFPRPSEVIMPETKNFVEEIEVDLSQLFVGAIDEEEPSENLEFLPIIEGAIQNWTADYFPSRREFRWPQIKPFDPLDVTILEFDGCNLDISHELEIMQSEIQNESDNEEEFESVSRDLIQYEEKSKPNLEETEIINIGTKTEVKEVKVSIHLNKKQKEEMIEFLMLFQDVFAWSYDDMPGISTDIVVHRLPIDPNFLPVKQKPRKFKPEMSLKIKEQVVKQLNAKIIMVSHYPTWLSNPVPVPKKSGEVRVCVDYRDLNKASPKDDFPLPNIHILLDNTAGHEIESFGDCFAGYHQILMAEEDREKTSFITPWGTFCYRVMPFGLKNAGATYQRTMTTLFHDMIHKEMEVYVDDIIIKSKKVDDHLVDLKKLFERLRKYNLKLNPAKCAFGAPAVNLYL; via the exons ATGGTATTGGAAGCTTGGGGAAATCTTCTTAGTTTAGAGAGCTTGCACTTGGATCAAGTGAACAAATTGGAACCTAAGGTCATTTCAGAGTATAATGAGTGGATCAAACTGACAATTGAACAAGCTCGAAAGAAGTCACAGTCCGCTCCTGTCAGCCCTGAAGAGCAGATAGACAAGCTGAAGAAAGAACTCGAGGATTATCAATTGCAACTCATAGTGGCCGACCATGCCCTGGAAGACGCTCGAGCGCAATTAAAGTGGGagacaagaaaaactgaaaagttGGAGAGAGCCCTGGATGCATTTGACAAAATTCGAGAAGGAATTCGGAAGCTTAGTATAGGAAGGTCTAAGGAGTCTCAACGTACTAGTTTAGCAAGGCATGAGGATTTTGTAAAAATGGTCAATCGAACCATCAATGAAGCT ATATTTTTCACAATTGCTACCCAAAGAAGCCCCATCATCACCAGGTCTCGAAGTAGAGCCTTGAGACAGcctgtaaacatgagttcaatGCCTGAGGCTTCGGAAAGATCTGCTATGGTTACATCACCGGACTTCACAGCATTGGGAGCTCAGTTAAGTGAGGTACTTGACAAGTTCAATGACTTAAGTGTTGAAATGGCCGCACAGAGGCGTGTCATTGATCAGTTGGTAACAAGCAATAGCGGTGGTGGTGTCCCAAATGACCGAGAACCTGTCGATACCCACCCACATGCACAAGACAATCAACCACCTCACACATCCAATGCCCAGACAactttccttccttccttcgcTAATCCCCTTGAAAATACCTTTACCCAACTAAATTCAGACCTTTCCTATACGCATCCGAATTATATACTGATTAACCCAACCAGTAACCAAATCCCTCAAACCCATCCACAAACTAATCTGAACGTTCCCCCCAACCCTCAGGAACCTCACCATCACGTTGCAGCACCTTTTGTGTTGGACACTGCAGCTCAAGGGAAGGCGGCGGTAGAAGAACAACCTGTGCCTATTGACAAAGATCTGTTGAGAAGATTGGATCGATTCGATGATTTTATGAAAAAGAATCAAGGATTGAGCAGGCATAGTGGGTTGGATTACGATGAATTGTGTCTTTTCCCAGATATTCAGCTACCATTGGGATTCAAAACTCCCAAATTCAGCAAATATGATGGAACTGGAAATCCCAAGACGCATCTTAAgatgtttgccaacaagttaggTAAGCCAGTGGATGATGAAAATTTGCCTATGCGTCTATTTCCGGAAAGTTTAGAGGGGGACGCTCTAGAttggtattcaaatttgaaatctgGAGAGGTAAAAACTTGGTTAGATCTGTCAACAGCTTTTGTGAAGCAGTATGAGTTTAATTGTGAATTGGCACCAACACGAACAACACTGGAGGGTACAAAAAGAAAGCCATCGGAAGATCACAAGACCTATGCAAAGCGGTGGAGAAAGTTAGCTGCCAAAGTGGAGCCACCCATGACTGAGGAGGAGATTGTTCGTACTTTCATCAAGGCTCATGATCCACCCTACTTCGAAgagatttttcgcatgactggaagTTCATTTGCCGCTATTATTAACAAGTTGGAGGAATACGACGAGTTTGTCAAGGcagggaagattgttaatgtatCGGCATTGAAGTTGCAATTGGATGCTCTACAGAATCAAAGCAACATTGGGAAAAAGTCCcaattcaagaagaaagaaggagaaacTGCTTTTATATGGGATCAAGGCCCGTCTTTTAGACCCAAAAACCATCCCATCTATTCTGTTCCTTACCAGTATTACACCAACGCTCAACCAGTCTACCACGCTACTACCCAACTCCATCATTCCCGACCAAGTCATTTGAATACCTCACCATTACCTCCGACTCCACAACCTATCTTTCAAAATCACTCCCGTCCCAATTATTATCCCAGACCAACCCTACAAAATAATAACCCTTCTCAAAATCCTTTTCAAACCAGGGAAGTGCAAAATCAAAGGCAATTTCGAACCTTCACCAATTTGGGCCGACCCATTGATCAATTGTATGAGCAGTTAAGAGCAGCGGGAAAAATTAGCACTGTTCCTCCCAAACTCTATCCCAGAGGTCCTCCTGACAGTTATGATCCACAAGCAATCTGTGCCTACCATTCTGGAAGTCCAGGCCATACCACTGGCAATTGTTGGGCTCTAAAACATAAGATCCAGGATATGATTGATTCTGGAGACATCGTTCTTAGAAGAAAGGGAGAGCAGGGACCGAATGTTAGTAAGAATCCTTTACCTGAGCATGGGAACACTGTGGGAGTTATCATCGCTGATGAAGATTGTGTAGATCCCACTCAGTACATTGTAGATGAAACTGAAGTGTTTGGCGTGATGGAGGCTGATCATGCGAGAATGAGAAAACTGTCGCCTGTTGAAAAGTCCATGACTAAGGATAATGTCGAGGgaaatttgaaatcttttgTGTTTGAAAAAGAGGAGCCATTCATAGCAGAAGGGGGAGTTTCCGAGGTTAACAAAGTTCCTTTTATTCTGGATCTGCCATCTTTTGAATGGGATGTATCAGAGCCTGTTATTCTCGAATTTCCAGAACAAATGCCTGTCAATAACTTGCAAGAGATACCATGGAACTACGAGGAACCTAGTCTGTTGATTGGAGATAAAAAATGCTTGAAGGAGGAGGTACCTACTATTGCCAGGTTTGAAAAAGTTGCGAAAAATTCCGAAATCGGCGTTCAATTCAAAGCCAAGGATAATTCTTCAACCCCCAAGCCTCTTGTGTCTGAAAAGGAAGCTGTGGATTTTTTAAAGATGCTGAAGAGAAGTGAGTACAAAACAGTGGAGCAATTGGATAGGATGTCTactcaaatttcttttctgaatcttctcttgaCCTCCGAGCTACATAGAGAAGCATTGCTCAAAATTCTGAATGAAGCTCAAGTCCCTAAGGATATTCCGGTGGATAAATTTTCTAACATCGTGGGGAATGTACTTGCTGCTAATCATATTGCCTTCTCTGATGACGATCTGACTGTAGAGGGGATCGGGCATAACAGAGCCTTGTATATATCAGTCCGTTGCAATGGAAAGCTGTTGCCGAGGGTTTTAGTGGATAATGGGTCAGCGTTGAATATCTGTCCATGGAACACTCTCACCAAGCTTGGATTTCTTGATATTAAACTCCGTCCATCTGCAACTGTGGTTCGAGGATTTGATAGTTCAAAAAGGGAATCTATGGGTGAAGTAGATCTGGTATTGGAGATAGGCcctgctcaattccaagttactTGCCAAGTCATGGACTTCTCCGGCGTTTACAATATTTTGCTTGGAAGACCTTGGATACATGCTTCCAATTCAGTGCCATCTTCGTTGCATCAAATATTGAGATTTATTGCGAATGATCAACTCATTACTGTGTTTGCTGAGGATGACTGTACCATGATCGTTGATGCAAAATTCAATGGTGAAAACAGACAAAGGAATCCAATTTCAGCTCATCATGTTGCTGACATCGTCTCTGTGGGATGGGCATCCAGGGATAAGTCTCTAACTCATTCAGATTTGCCAGAGGCCAGTATTATGATGGCGAGGGAGATGATCCGAGGCGGATACGAAATAGGAAAAGGTCTTGGGAGAGAATTACAAGGAATTTTGGAGCCAATAGAGATCCCGACGCAGAAGGATACATTTGGATTGGGATTTCATCCGACTGCTAAGGATAGAAAGGAAATGCAAGCTCGAAAACAAGCTGAAAAGAAGGGCAAGCAAACTGCCTTAAATATCCCGCCGCTATATCACACTTTTCCTCGTCCATCAGAAGTGATCATGccagaaacaaaaaattttgtggaagaaattgaagtggaccTATCTCAATTATTTGTCGGGGCAATTGATGAAGAGGAGCCATCAGAGAATTTAGAATTTTTGCCAATTATCGAGGGAGCCATTCAAAATTGGACTGCTGATTAttttccctctcgaagggaatttcg ATGGCCACAAATAAAACCCTTCGACCCTTTGGATGTCACCATTTTGGAATTCGATGGCTGCAATCTCGATATCTCTCATGAGCTTGAAATCATGcaatctgaaattcaaaacgagaGCGACAATGAGGAAGAATTTGAGTCTGTTTCCAGAGATTTAATACAGtatgaagagaaatccaaaCCCAACTTAGAAGAAACAGAAATCATCAATATTGGCACTAAGACCGAGGTTAAAGAGGTTAAAGTCAGCATTCATTTGAATAAGAAACAGAAGGAGGAAATGATTGAATTCTTAATGCTATTTCAAGATGTGTTCGCATGGTCCTACGATGATATGCCAGGGATCTCTACAGATATAGTGGTTCACAGGTTGCCAATTGATCCAAATTTTTTACCTGTAAAGCAGAAGCCGCGtaaattcaaaccagaaatgAGTCTCAAGATAAAGGAACAAGTTGTGAAGCAACTCAATGCTAAGATAATCATGGTGTCTCATTATCCCACCTGGCTATCGAACCCTGTGCCAGTGCCTAAGAAATCTGGTGAAGTGCGAGTATGTGTTGATTACAGAGATTTGAATAAGGCCAGTCCGAAAGACGATTTTCCTTTGCCAAACATTCATATTCTTTTGGACAATACTGCTGGACACGAAATTGAATCTTTTGGTGATTGTTTTGCTGGGTATCATCAAATTTTAATGGCAGAAGAAGACAGAGAGAAAACCTCTTTTATCACCCCATGGGGAACCTTTTGTTATCGAGTGATGCCTTTCGGGCTGAAAAATGCTGGAGCCACTTATCAGAGAACCATGACTACTTTGTTCCATGACATGATTCACAAGGAGATGGAggtttatgtggatgatatcataattAAATCCAAGAAGGTTGATgaccatttggttgatttaaAGAAGCTGTTTGAAAGATTGAGGAAGTATAATTTGAAGTTGAACCCTGCAAAATGTGCTTTTGGAGCTCCGGCTG TTAACCTCTACCTGTGA
- the LOC140007022 gene encoding uncharacterized protein, whose product MAPCRMLNQIPRELTDWKNNMTHEVKRLFKYVGHLPSLLSITPNVAIIQALLEYWDPEGSIFRFGECELTPTLEEIEGLLQIPGRGYPMIYPTNGTREQFYRFLGLRQVSMNQHPDARSCPLEFLYERFGERWSYEQYRTDFFISKEQWVEKRVQAFGLALINLLLFPQKHGKITFFTINMVQSLFSGINGMTPTLVPVIIADIFMAATECQKKRGFFYGSNLILQMWAMEHLAKRTLNPLGSCLPAENWIESHRERVKKYYRIASPTQFIQEFDNLTPEKIQWVLDWTKVRDPVFTTTQNSFIPLAVTNGLVAYIP is encoded by the coding sequence ATGGCTCCGTGCAGAATGCTGAACCAGATACCTCGGGAACTAACAGACTGGAAAAATAATATGACACATGAGGTGAAAAGACTGTTCAAATATGTGGGACATTTACCGAGTCTTCTAAGCATAACTCCAAATGTTGCAATCATTCAAGCTCTACTTGAGTACTGGGATCCAGAAGGTTCTATTTTTCGATTCGGTGAATGTGAACTAACACCAACTTTAGAAGAAATAGAAGGATTATTGCAGATACCTGGGAGAGGTTATCCTATGATATATCCAACTAATGGAACAAGGGAACAGTTTTATAGGTTTTTGGGATTAAGGCAGGTTAGTATGAACCAACATCCGGATGCGAGATCGTGTCCGTTAGAGTTTCTGTATGAACGATTTGGAGAAAGATGGTCCTATGAACAGTACCGAACCGATTTTTTTATAAGTAAGGAGCAATGGGTAGAGAAGCGAGTGCAAGCGTTTGGATTAGCTTTGATCAATCTGTTGTTGTTCCCGCAAAAGCATGGAAAGATCACATTTTTCACTATCAACATGGTTCAGAGCCTATTTTCAGGGATTAATGGAATGACCCCTACCTTGGTGCCTGTAATCATTGCCGACATCTTCATGGCCGCTACTGAATGTCAAAAGAAAAGAGGTTTCTTTTATGGGTCAAATTTGATACTCCAAATGTGGGCAATGGAGCATCTAGCGAAGAGAACGCTCAATCCTTTGGGATCTTGTCTCCCCGCAGAGAATTGGATCGAATCACACCGAGAAAGGGTCAAAAAGTATTATCGAATTGCATCTCCGACTCAGTTTATTCAAGAGTTCGATAACTTGACACCTGAGAAAATACAATGGGTTTTGGATTGGACAAAAGTTAGGGATCCGGTTTTCACGACTACCCAAAACAGTTTTATCCCCCTAGCAGTCACCAATGGATTGGTCGCATATATTCCATGA